Proteins found in one Salinimonas lutimaris genomic segment:
- a CDS encoding sodium:solute symporter family protein gives MDIQTLTFLIVGGTFALYIAIAVWARAGSTNDFYVAGGGVPPVMNGMATAADWMSAASFISMAGLISFMGYDGAVYLMGWTGGYVLLALCLAPYLRKFGKFTVPDFIGDRYYSQTARTVAVFCAIFVCFTYVAGQMRGVGVVFSRFLEVDIMTGVLIGMAIVFFYTVLGGMKGITYTQVAQFCVMVFAYIVPAVFISIMITGHVLPQTGFGATLSDGSGMYMLEKLDQLSVDLGFTEYTSGTKSTIDVFFITFALMVGTAGLPHVIVRFFTVPKVSDARKSAGWALAFIAIVYTTAPSLAAFARTNMIETINGSEMTGTDYASAPAWIKNWEKTGLIQWEDKNGDGKMFYAGDERNEMQVDRDIMVLANPEIANLPAWVIALVAAGGVAAALSTSAGLLLVISTSVSHDLLKRNFAPNITDKAELFYARLAAGVAIVIAGYFGINPPGFVAQVVAFAFGLAASSFFPAIIMGIFSKRMNNKGAIAGMLAGITFTAAYIIYFKFMNPAANIPENWWFGISPEGIGTLGMIVNFAVAFMVFKMTDEAPEEIQELVESIRYPKGAGEASAH, from the coding sequence ATGGATATTCAAACACTTACCTTTCTTATAGTGGGCGGCACGTTTGCCCTGTATATCGCCATTGCGGTGTGGGCCAGAGCAGGCTCAACTAATGATTTTTATGTTGCCGGAGGTGGTGTCCCCCCGGTAATGAATGGCATGGCCACGGCTGCTGACTGGATGTCAGCCGCTTCATTTATTTCCATGGCCGGGCTCATCTCGTTCATGGGATACGACGGTGCCGTGTATCTGATGGGCTGGACCGGCGGTTATGTACTGCTTGCCCTGTGTCTGGCCCCGTACTTACGTAAATTCGGCAAATTCACTGTACCGGATTTCATCGGTGACCGCTACTACTCGCAAACCGCCCGGACGGTGGCTGTATTCTGCGCTATTTTTGTCTGCTTTACTTATGTTGCCGGGCAAATGCGTGGCGTTGGCGTGGTGTTCAGCCGCTTCCTGGAAGTGGATATTATGACTGGCGTACTGATTGGTATGGCCATTGTATTCTTCTATACCGTACTAGGCGGCATGAAAGGCATTACCTACACACAAGTGGCGCAGTTCTGCGTGATGGTATTTGCCTATATTGTACCGGCGGTATTTATCTCCATTATGATCACCGGTCATGTACTGCCACAAACCGGCTTTGGTGCCACCTTGTCCGACGGGTCAGGGATGTACATGCTTGAAAAGCTCGACCAGTTATCGGTGGATCTGGGCTTTACTGAATATACCTCTGGCACCAAAAGTACCATTGATGTGTTCTTTATTACCTTTGCTCTGATGGTCGGAACAGCCGGGTTGCCACATGTTATTGTGCGTTTTTTCACGGTGCCTAAAGTCAGTGATGCGCGTAAAAGTGCAGGCTGGGCGCTGGCGTTTATCGCCATTGTTTATACCACCGCTCCCTCACTGGCTGCCTTTGCCCGTACCAACATGATAGAAACCATCAATGGGTCTGAGATGACCGGCACAGACTATGCCTCAGCCCCGGCGTGGATTAAAAACTGGGAAAAGACCGGCCTCATTCAGTGGGAAGACAAAAACGGCGACGGTAAGATGTTCTATGCCGGCGATGAGCGAAACGAGATGCAGGTGGACCGGGATATCATGGTGCTGGCGAATCCTGAAATTGCCAATCTGCCAGCCTGGGTGATTGCGCTGGTGGCGGCCGGTGGTGTGGCGGCGGCGTTGTCGACCTCGGCCGGACTGTTGCTGGTAATTTCCACATCGGTGTCTCATGATTTGTTAAAAAGAAATTTTGCGCCCAATATTACCGACAAAGCCGAGCTGTTTTATGCCCGGCTGGCTGCTGGCGTGGCGATTGTTATCGCCGGATACTTCGGAATTAACCCGCCCGGCTTTGTGGCGCAGGTGGTCGCCTTTGCCTTTGGCCTCGCCGCATCCAGCTTTTTCCCGGCTATTATCATGGGTATCTTCAGTAAGCGTATGAATAATAAAGGGGCCATCGCCGGCATGCTGGCAGGTATTACCTTTACCGCTGCGTATATCATCTACTTTAAATTTATGAACCCAGCGGCTAACATACCGGAAAACTGGTGGTTTGGTATCTCTCCTGAAGGCATTGGTACTTTGGGAATGATAGTGAACTTCGCGGTGGCCTTTATGGTGTTCAAAATGACAGATGAGGCCCCTGAAGAGATTCAGGAGCTGGTGGAAAGTATCCGCTATCCTAAGGGTGCCGGAGAAGCCTCTGCTCACTAA
- a CDS encoding putative nucleotidyltransferase substrate binding domain-containing protein, producing MQVLPQQVTEFLSEAAPFDNLSVRKIEDLASHIEILYLNEDNVDELISAESKALYLILSGAFAVEDSSHGQRNVSEGDYFNFANAMEYEDTPLLVSVEEAGLVYRLPLTAFKKVLSEPAIESFFRATIEDSIENQAVYESNSMWLYKPLQDVIHGDPVTADEMLPLRETAEIMSQHGVSSVLILSQGKLAGIVTDRDLRNRAMAKGLDYATPVREIMTAEPAMLTQHRTLFDAMALMGERNIHHVPIVDRNTREPLGMLTATDIIRLQRSNVLFIISELSKASSLYELTELSWQLPHYFSSHARRPGDFDIAGKVLSQATDIMTRKLIAFYEIDHGKAPANWCWLVYGSQAREDQTLGSDQDNGLLLEERPTPEQQTWFKGMADYVCNGLNKCGIRLCEGNIMASNPNLRMSLQDAVDEAKGWIEQPTPEAVLQFNIFLDARPVAGDYGLFRKLQAARAPMFSQSIFLAALARATNDMSVPLSLFHKFVYEKKADSDDAIDLKKRAIAIINNLARLYALANKITVPNTVHRLASLPSGGGISRKDANNLRDIWLFLGRLRWRHQLSNSVTDNNVQMGQLSSIEKHQLKAAFKAIDRAQQAAISRFSGGVR from the coding sequence ATGCAGGTATTACCCCAGCAAGTCACCGAGTTTCTCAGTGAAGCTGCGCCATTTGATAACTTGTCTGTGCGCAAGATTGAGGATCTGGCCTCGCACATCGAAATTTTGTATCTCAATGAAGATAATGTTGATGAGCTGATATCAGCAGAAAGTAAGGCATTGTATCTGATATTAAGTGGCGCGTTTGCTGTAGAAGACAGCAGTCACGGACAGCGTAATGTGAGCGAAGGTGACTATTTTAACTTTGCCAATGCCATGGAGTATGAAGATACGCCCTTGCTGGTCAGTGTAGAAGAAGCCGGACTGGTTTATCGATTGCCCTTAACGGCTTTCAAAAAGGTGTTATCTGAACCTGCTATCGAGTCGTTTTTCCGGGCTACGATTGAAGACAGCATAGAAAATCAGGCTGTATATGAATCAAACTCTATGTGGCTGTATAAGCCGCTGCAGGATGTGATTCATGGCGACCCGGTGACGGCCGATGAAATGCTGCCATTACGCGAGACCGCGGAGATTATGTCGCAGCATGGCGTATCGTCAGTGCTAATCCTGAGTCAGGGCAAGCTGGCAGGTATTGTTACTGACCGTGACCTGCGTAACCGGGCCATGGCAAAAGGGCTGGATTATGCCACCCCGGTGCGGGAGATTATGACCGCTGAGCCGGCTATGCTCACGCAGCATCGCACCCTGTTTGATGCCATGGCGCTGATGGGGGAGCGTAATATTCACCATGTGCCGATTGTGGATCGCAACACCCGCGAACCTCTGGGCATGCTAACCGCGACGGATATTATTCGTCTGCAACGCAGTAATGTGTTGTTTATTATCTCAGAGCTGAGCAAAGCCTCCAGTTTGTATGAGCTGACAGAGCTTTCCTGGCAGCTGCCTCATTACTTTTCCAGTCATGCCCGCCGGCCGGGCGATTTTGATATTGCCGGTAAGGTGTTGTCTCAGGCAACTGATATCATGACCCGCAAACTGATCGCATTTTATGAGATTGACCATGGCAAGGCTCCGGCAAACTGGTGCTGGCTCGTGTATGGTTCGCAGGCCAGAGAAGATCAGACGCTGGGCTCAGATCAGGATAACGGATTATTACTGGAAGAACGCCCAACCCCGGAACAACAAACCTGGTTCAAGGGAATGGCCGATTATGTCTGCAACGGGTTGAATAAATGCGGTATCCGGTTGTGCGAGGGCAACATTATGGCCAGCAATCCGAATTTACGTATGTCGTTGCAAGATGCCGTCGATGAAGCTAAAGGCTGGATTGAACAGCCCACCCCTGAGGCGGTTTTACAGTTTAATATTTTTCTGGATGCCCGTCCGGTTGCCGGCGATTATGGCTTATTCAGGAAACTGCAGGCAGCCAGAGCGCCCATGTTCAGCCAGAGTATTTTTCTGGCCGCCCTGGCCCGGGCGACCAACGATATGAGTGTGCCGCTATCGCTGTTTCATAAATTTGTCTATGAGAAAAAAGCCGACAGCGATGATGCCATTGATTTAAAAAAACGCGCTATTGCGATCATCAATAATCTGGCCCGTTTATACGCGCTGGCCAATAAAATTACGGTGCCCAATACGGTGCATCGGCTGGCCAGTCTGCCTTCTGGCGGCGGCATCAGTAGAAAGGATGCGAATAATCTGCGTGATATCTGGCTATTTTTAGGGCGGCTACGCTGGCGTCATCAGCTCAGCAATTCAGTAACCGACAATAACGTGCAAATGGGGCAGCTATCTTCAATCGAAAAGCATCAGTTAAAAGCGGCCTTTAAGGCGATTGACAGAGCACAGCAGGCTGCCATTAGCCGTTTTTCCGGTGGAGTGCGCTGA
- a CDS encoding DUF4212 domain-containing protein codes for MAFRNEEDKVAYWKENLSLLVKLLIIWFVVSFGAGILLVDVLNNIQFFGFKLGFWFAQQGAIYVFVALIFVYMAKMNALDKKYGVNED; via the coding sequence ATGGCGTTTAGAAATGAAGAGGATAAAGTGGCTTACTGGAAAGAGAATCTCTCTTTGCTGGTTAAGTTGCTGATTATATGGTTTGTGGTGTCGTTTGGGGCCGGCATCCTGCTGGTCGATGTGCTGAATAATATTCAGTTTTTTGGCTTCAAACTGGGCTTCTGGTTTGCTCAGCAGGGCGCTATTTATGTGTTCGTTGCACTGATTTTTGTATACATGGCAAAAATGAATGCGCTGGATAAAAAATACGGTGTAAACGAGGACTAA